The region CACGTGAAGCGCTAACTCTTGCAATGCATAAATTGCCATTCAAAACAAAAATTATTACTGCGGAGATGAGCAATGAAATATTCTGATTTAGCAGATAAAAACGTAGCAGAGCTTCAAGCTATGCTAAAAGAAAAGAAAACAGAATTGTTTACTTTAAAAATAAAACAAAAGATGATGCAATTAAACAACACTAGTGAACTTCGTGTTGCTAAAAAAGATATTGCTAAAATCAACACTGCTATAACTGCAGTGGCAAACTAGGGGCTTAGCAATGACACATAAGCGTGAAATTCAAGGTAAAGTAGTTACAATTGCAGGCGAAAAAACGGTATCTATCGTTGTTGAGCGTCGAGTAATGCATCCTCGTTACCACAAAGTTGTAAAGCGTTTCAAAAAGTACTTGGTACATGATGAGCGTAATGAAGTAAAAGTTGGTGATGAGATTATTGCAATCGAATGTCGCCCACTTTCAAAGACTAAATCTTTTAGACTTAAGACTGTAGTATCAGGAGCTGAGTAATGATTCAAAGTTTTACTCGTTTAGTTGTAGCTGATAATACAGGTGCAAAAGAGATTATGTGTATTAAGGTACTTGGTGGTTC is a window of uncultured Sulfurimonas sp. DNA encoding:
- the rpmC gene encoding 50S ribosomal protein L29; translated protein: MKYSDLADKNVAELQAMLKEKKTELFTLKIKQKMMQLNNTSELRVAKKDIAKINTAITAVAN
- the rpsQ gene encoding 30S ribosomal protein S17, whose protein sequence is MTHKREIQGKVVTIAGEKTVSIVVERRVMHPRYHKVVKRFKKYLVHDERNEVKVGDEIIAIECRPLSKTKSFRLKTVVSGAE